The sequence TACCGCCTGGGCAGAAGCAGCCGCGTGGTGCACCGCCCGCTCCAGCGACTTTGCAGCCTGGTGACGAGGTGGTGACCGAGCCTCCGGCGCAGAAGATCGTCAACAAGCAGGCGGTCTTTGCCGGTCTCGACAAGATCACCGGCCGTATCATCAAGTTCGAAGCGGACATGGGCGAGACCGTTCAGTTCGGAGCGCTGCGGGTGAAGCCTCAGGCCTGCTACACGCGCCCGTCGACAGAATCCGCCAACACCGATTCCTTCGTTGAGGTTGATGAAATCACCTTGCAGGGTGAGGTGAAGCGGATTTTCTCCGGCTGGATGTTTGCTGCGAGCCCGGGCCTGCACGGTGTCGAGCATCCGATCTACGATATCTGGCTGACGGACTGTAAGGGGCCATCTGCGACAGTCGCCCAGCAGGAAGGGCCAAAGCCCGCGGCATCCGCGCCTCAAGCTCAACCGACGCAGCAGAAGCGCTTGCCGCCAAAGCAGCCGGCTGCGCCACGACCGCCTCCGCCGAACCCGTTCCCGCCGTTCCGGCAATAGCCGACCGAGCTTTTTGCGATCTGGGTCCGCGGCCAGAGATTAGCCTCGCAGGTGTGCGAGCGCCTCTGCGCCCGTGACGGGGCGATCTGCAGGCAACGCGAAGAAATCGCCATGTCCGGTGATGGCTTCATCGAGCAGCGCACGATAGCGCCGCCGCGGAATCTCCACGGCGCCAAACGTGCGCAAATGATCCGTGACGAACTGGGTGTCAAGCAGCACGTAACCACCCGCGATGAGCCGAGCGACGAGATGCACCAGCGCCACTTTTGAAGCGTCGCGTGCAGTGTGGAACATGCTCTCGCCGAAGAACGCACGGCCGAGACTGACCCCGTAAAGTCCGCCGACTAGTTCGTCGCCCAGCCAGGCCTCGACGCTGTGGCAGTAACCGAGATCATGGAGCGACGTGTAGAGATCGCGAATGCGGCCATTGATCCAGGTGTCATCACGACCGGGCTGCGGTGCGGCGCATCCGGCGAGGGTGCGCTTGAACGCTGTATTGATGGTAACGCGGAAGGTATCCGCCCGAACGGTGCGGGCAAGACGGGACGTGACGCGAAAGCGGTCGAGCGGAATGACGCCACGTTGTTCGGGTTCGACCCAGAAGATCGTCGGATCGTCGGCGCTTTCCGACATCGGGAAGATGCCGCAGGCATAGGCACGGAGCAGAATGCTTGGCGTAATTTCCGAAGATGCAGCGTCGCGCGAGCTCATGCGCAACCCTAGCAGGTCGCAACGGTCTCCGCGACTGTCAAGCCGCGCCAGCGGACTGTTGTGCCGACGCGGCCATATCCTTCAGCCGCAGCACGATGCGGGTGCCGGAGTGGGACGGATCGCGCTCGGCATGGGTTTCGAGCTTGGCCGCCATGGCGCTGACGATACGCTGGCCCATGCCAGTGGATTGAGGGTTCTCCTTGACCTGCAAGCCGACGCCGTCATCGGAAATTGTCAGAACGAGTCCATCGGCGCACGATCGCAATTCAACATGAATCGGACCGGCCCCGTCCGGGTAGGCGTATTTGACGGCGTTCATCACCAGTTCGTTGACAATGATACCGATCGCGACCGCGCGATCCGGATCAATCTCCACCGGCTCCGCTTTCAACGTGAGCCGTGACATCTTGTTGCCCTGGGCAGACCGCCGCAAATCCTCGAGCAGGGCTTCCAGATACTGGTTCAGCATCACGGTTTTCAGGTCTTGCGATGTGTAAAGGCGGCGATGCACCTGCGCGACCGCAGCGACGCGGCCCATCGCGTTGGTCAACGCGGCTTTGACGTCGGCATCGCCGCTGGAATTGGCCTGAAGGTGCAACAGCGAGGCGATGATCTGCAAGCTGTTGCCGACGCGATGGTTGACTTCGCGCAACAGCACCTCGCGTTCGGCTGCGAGTGCGGCATAGCGGTCGCGTGAGGCATGAACTTCGGCCTCCGCGTCATCGCGCGCCTTGCGGACGAGAGCCTGTTCCAGTGCGCCTCTCGCAGCGACATCGAGCAGGGCAATGAATTCGCCCTGCACGTCCTTCACCAGATAATCGGACGCACCGGCCTTGAGGGCGGTGATCGCGATTTTGCTGTCCTGCGAGGCCGTCACGAAAACGACCGGCGGCGCACCGGGAATCTTCAGTATTTCGGCAAGGGTCTCCAGACCATCGAGGCCGGGCATGTGCTGATCAAGCGCAACCACATCGACGCCGCCTTGCCTGATCCGCGCCAGTCCGCTCGCGCCATCGCCGGCATGCTCGACAGCAAAGCCTTGCCGCTTGAGCCCACGCTCAACCAGCCGCGCAAGATGGGCATCGTCGTCGACATACAGGATGAGTGGTGCTGATGGCTTCATGTGTTTACGGGCGGCACCTTGATGACTGAAAAGAACAAGCCGAGTTGCCGAATGGCGTTGGCAAAACTCTCATAATTTACGGGCTTGGTGATGTAGACGTTACAGCCGAGTTCATAGCAGCGCTTGATCTCCTGTTCGTCGTCAGTGGTCGTGAGGACGACGACCGGCGCGCACTTGATGTGGCTGTTGTCCTTGATCCGTTTCAGGATATCGATCCCGGTCATGTCAGGTAGATTGAGGTCGAGCAGGATCAGCAGCGCCTGGTCTTTATGTTCGACCGCAGAGCCATCGGTGCCGAACAGATACTTCACCGCATCTGTACCGTTCGTGAACGGAATGATCTCATTGTTGACGCCGGAGCGGCGGATATTGCGTTCGATCAGACGGGCGTGACCCTCGTCATCCTCGATCATGATGATTTTGACCGGCAGACTCATTCCTCTTTTCCTTGTGTTCCGAGATTCCATTGTGCGGGCAAGGCCACTGTAAATGTGCTGCCCTCGTTGAGTTCTGATGAAACATTGATGGTGCCGCCCATCCGGCGCACCAGCGCGCGGACGTGAGCCAAGCCAATTCCCTGGCCTTGACGATCCTGAAGACCGGCCCGGCGGAACAGATCGAAGATCCGTTTGTGGTCCTTGGGATCGATGCCCCGGCCGTTGTCGGACACCTCGATGATGACAAATCCGAGCTTGTTGCGGCCTTTGATCAGGATATCGCCCGGCACGCCCGGCCTGAGATACTTGAGAGCATTATCAATCAGGTTGGAGAAAATCTGTTCCAGTGCAAGACGGTCGCTGACGAGGCCAGGCAGAGGCTCGACGCGAATTTGCGCGTTCGCTTCGGAGGCCTGGTGAGCAACTGACGAGATGATTGTTTCGACCAGCTCGCGCGTGTCGACCGGTACCGGGTGAAATTCGCGGCGGCCTTCGCGGGTCAGATTAAGAATCGCCGAGATCAGGCGGTCCATCTTGCCTATTGAGGATTTGATGAAGCCGAGTGCTTCGGAGAAATCCTGCGAAAGTTGCTTGTCTTCTGCTTGAAGCTCAGGCGCATTGGCGGGATCTGTGTCGCCAATGGGCTCCGGAACGACCGGAGCCGTCGCCGCGGCACGGCTGTAGCGGGCAATACGGCTGAAGATGTCGTTGCGCAGCTCTTCGAGTTCGCTGGTGAAGCCCATGATGTTGACGAGCGGCGAGCGCAGATCATGGCTCACGATATAGGCGAAGCGCTGGATCTCCTCGTTCGCTTCTCGCAAATCGGCAGTTCGTGTTTCGACAATGGACTCAAGGTTGATGTTGTTTTCCCGCAGTTGATGCTCGGCATGATCGCGCGCCTGACCCGATCGTCGAATCAGAAATATCGAGAGCACCGCAAGGAAAAGCACGAGACCCGAACCCGTCGTTGCGACGATGGCGGCAAGTGTCTGACTGCGATCGGCGGCCTGAGTTCGCCTCTGGAACAGCCTGCCTTCCTCCGCGCGCATCGCGGTGGCGAACTCGCCTATGCGTCGAGCCGAGATGCCGCTCTCGTCGCGCAGCATCGCCACGCCACCCGGAATATCGTTTTGCTTCACGTAGTCGATGGCTTTTGAAAATTCCGCCAACCGTGAATCGACGGCCGCACGCAACTGTTTGACGTTTTCGACTTGGACCGGGCTATCGCTTGTCTGTTGGCCCAGCTTGGCCATGCCAGCGGGAATGCGCGCGACCGCGGCTTCGTGCTCGGACAGAAATTTGGGTTGCGACGTCAGCAGATAGCCGCGTGCAGCACTTTCCGCTCGGCGGATATCCAGCAACACCGTCGATATCTGGTTCTCGACTTCGACAGTGTGCACGACCCACGACGAATCCTCTTTCGAGCGATTGACCAGATAGATCGATGCCACGCTGATTACGACCAGCACCAGAAAGCCCGCGGACAGAAGGGCAATTTGCCAGATCAGGCGCCGACGGGCCGCTTCGCGCGTCACGTCGTTACTTTCCGCTTAACGGACCAGGGAAATGTCTGGAAACTCAAATTCATGCCCATGCAGCAGCAATAGCTTACAGCCGGGAGAACGCGCAAATACGAACTTGGTTCCATCGATGGAACGAGGAATGATGGCCGTCGTGTTTTACACTTTTGCTGAGAGGTGAAAGCGTTCAGGAGCCCTTGGTGTCGCCGGCGGTGAGGTAATGCTCAAGCCAGTGAATGTGGTAGTCGCCGTCGATGATGCTGGGCTCCCGAACCAGAGCCCGGAACAGCGGCAGCGTGGTTTCCACGCCGTCGACGACCATTTCATCCAGCGCGCGCCGCAGCCGCATCAGGCACTCACCGCGGGTCTTGCCGTGGACGATGAGCTTGCCGACCAGCGAGTCGTAGTAGGGGGGGATAACGTAGCCCTGATACACGGCTGAATCGATCCGCACGCCAAGTCCGCCGGGCGGATGGTACTGCATGATCTTGCCGGGCGAAGGCCGGAAGGAGACCGGGTTTTCCGCGTTGACGCGGCACTCGATCGAGTGACCGTTGATAACGATCTGGTCCTGCGTGCAGGGCAGGTCGCCGCCTGCGGCAACGCGAATCTGTTCGATCACAAGGTCGATGCCCGTGATCATCTCCGTCACGGGATGCTCGACCTGGATGCGCGTGTTCATTTCGATGAAATAGAACTCGCCGTCCTCGTAGAGGAATTCGATGGTGCCAACGCCGAGATACTGCATCTCGCGCATGGCCTTGGCGCAGGTCTCGCCGATCTTCGCCCGTGCCGCTGCGTTCAGGATCGGTGAGGGACCTTCTTCCCAAACTTTTTGATGACGGCGCTGAAGCGAACAATCACGCTCGCCGAGATGGATCGCGCCGCCACGACCGTCGCCGAGAATCTGGATTTCGATGTGACGCGGCTTGCCGAGATATTTTTCGAGGTAGACCGAGCCGTCGCCGAAGGCTGCCTTGGCTTCGTTGCTTGCGGTGGAGAGCGCCAGCATCAGGTCGGCCTCGGTGGGAGCAACCTTCATGCCGCGTCCGCCGCCGCCGGCTGCAGCCTTCACCAGAACAGGAAAGCCGATCTTCTTGGCGATGGCCATGGCATCGTCACCGGGGCCGACGCCGCCATCCGAGCCCGGTACCACGGGAATGCCGAGGCGCTTGGCGGTTTTCTTGGCTTCGATCTTGTCGCCCATCAGGCGGATATGTTCGGCCTTCGGGCCGATGAAATGCAGGTTGTGGTCGGCAAGAATTTCGGCGAAGCGCGCGTTCTC is a genomic window of Bradyrhizobium sp. G127 containing:
- a CDS encoding DUF2155 domain-containing protein — protein: MLRTVATFSFAALIAASLTSLAAPVHAQIGNIFSDRPRPPVNVAPRGEPVQDPDEEEVPDLPQQGRLLPTPNRPLPGQGVPPPGAVQTQPLPPPPGQLAVPGQGTPNAATMPPGANPLPGLPPGQKQPRGAPPAPATLQPGDEVVTEPPAQKIVNKQAVFAGLDKITGRIIKFEADMGETVQFGALRVKPQACYTRPSTESANTDSFVEVDEITLQGEVKRIFSGWMFAASPGLHGVEHPIYDIWLTDCKGPSATVAQQEGPKPAASAPQAQPTQQKRLPPKQPAAPRPPPPNPFPPFRQ
- the aat gene encoding leucyl/phenylalanyl-tRNA--protein transferase, which produces MSSRDAASSEITPSILLRAYACGIFPMSESADDPTIFWVEPEQRGVIPLDRFRVTSRLARTVRADTFRVTINTAFKRTLAGCAAPQPGRDDTWINGRIRDLYTSLHDLGYCHSVEAWLGDELVGGLYGVSLGRAFFGESMFHTARDASKVALVHLVARLIAGGYVLLDTQFVTDHLRTFGAVEIPRRRYRALLDEAITGHGDFFALPADRPVTGAEALAHLRG
- a CDS encoding response regulator; amino-acid sequence: MKPSAPLILYVDDDAHLARLVERGLKRQGFAVEHAGDGASGLARIRQGGVDVVALDQHMPGLDGLETLAEILKIPGAPPVVFVTASQDSKIAITALKAGASDYLVKDVQGEFIALLDVAARGALEQALVRKARDDAEAEVHASRDRYAALAAEREVLLREVNHRVGNSLQIIASLLHLQANSSGDADVKAALTNAMGRVAAVAQVHRRLYTSQDLKTVMLNQYLEALLEDLRRSAQGNKMSRLTLKAEPVEIDPDRAVAIGIIVNELVMNAVKYAYPDGAGPIHVELRSCADGLVLTISDDGVGLQVKENPQSTGMGQRIVSAMAAKLETHAERDPSHSGTRIVLRLKDMAASAQQSAGAA
- a CDS encoding response regulator, with the protein product MSLPVKIIMIEDDEGHARLIERNIRRSGVNNEIIPFTNGTDAVKYLFGTDGSAVEHKDQALLILLDLNLPDMTGIDILKRIKDNSHIKCAPVVVLTTTDDEQEIKRCYELGCNVYITKPVNYESFANAIRQLGLFFSVIKVPPVNT
- a CDS encoding CHASE3 domain-containing protein, producing MTREAARRRLIWQIALLSAGFLVLVVISVASIYLVNRSKEDSSWVVHTVEVENQISTVLLDIRRAESAARGYLLTSQPKFLSEHEAAVARIPAGMAKLGQQTSDSPVQVENVKQLRAAVDSRLAEFSKAIDYVKQNDIPGGVAMLRDESGISARRIGEFATAMRAEEGRLFQRRTQAADRSQTLAAIVATTGSGLVLFLAVLSIFLIRRSGQARDHAEHQLRENNINLESIVETRTADLREANEEIQRFAYIVSHDLRSPLVNIMGFTSELEELRNDIFSRIARYSRAAATAPVVPEPIGDTDPANAPELQAEDKQLSQDFSEALGFIKSSIGKMDRLISAILNLTREGRREFHPVPVDTRELVETIISSVAHQASEANAQIRVEPLPGLVSDRLALEQIFSNLIDNALKYLRPGVPGDILIKGRNKLGFVIIEVSDNGRGIDPKDHKRIFDLFRRAGLQDRQGQGIGLAHVRALVRRMGGTINVSSELNEGSTFTVALPAQWNLGTQGKEE
- the accC gene encoding acetyl-CoA carboxylase biotin carboxylase subunit; the encoded protein is MFDKILIANRGEIALRVLRACKELGIATVAVHSTADANAMHVRLADESVCIGPPPAKDSYLNVPALLAACEITGADAVHPGYGFLSENARFAEILADHNLHFIGPKAEHIRLMGDKIEAKKTAKRLGIPVVPGSDGGVGPGDDAMAIAKKIGFPVLVKAAAGGGGRGMKVAPTEADLMLALSTASNEAKAAFGDGSVYLEKYLGKPRHIEIQILGDGRGGAIHLGERDCSLQRRHQKVWEEGPSPILNAAARAKIGETCAKAMREMQYLGVGTIEFLYEDGEFYFIEMNTRIQVEHPVTEMITGIDLVIEQIRVAAGGDLPCTQDQIVINGHSIECRVNAENPVSFRPSPGKIMQYHPPGGLGVRIDSAVYQGYVIPPYYDSLVGKLIVHGKTRGECLMRLRRALDEMVVDGVETTLPLFRALVREPSIIDGDYHIHWLEHYLTAGDTKGS